CTGATGACATAATCAAAGGCCATGTTGGTTAGTCAAACCTAACCCTTTTTATGTTGATTCAATCATTTAACTTGTTAaggaaaaatgatgtttttgttttgattcacTCAATTTTTGGTATCATCTCCCATTTCAATTTCTTAGAGTTTCATTCACTAAAGAGGGAAACAAAACCACAAATGATGCCTAAAGCCACCTGTTATTCTCTCCACCGCTTCATCAAATTTTGTGTCAGCGTATTAAACAATTCATCAACGTGAAACTCTGGGGCTCTGGGTTGTGTCTCATCACTGTGGGATGAGCCCACGAGTTTCAAGCCTGACAGATTTGAATCTGCAGGCAGAGTTGGTGCATGCAAGTTCATCCCCTTTGGGATGGGAAGGAGAGCTTGTCCTGGAGATGGCCTAGCAAACagagtgatatatatatatatcagctttttttatctactattataatttttaatgtaaaaaatctGTTTAAAAaatctgtatttttattttttatgtccatGACAAAGTATAAGtagataattaatatttattttttatgtaaaaaaacctTGTATCCACCTGTGGAAAATAACTTAGTGGAAATCTAAAATggattatttattgattaaaaaataataataattagaacccaaataatactttttttaatattaatacttttaattataataaaaataataatatttataatacaaacaataatatttttgatattaacacttttaattataataaaaataataatatttataatacaaataattatatttagaaacctaAGACCCAAGAACCTTGGGTTTTTGACGCATGACCCATTAGCCTTGAGTCTTGACGCTGGACCCAAAAGCATTGGGTCCTGAAACAGGACTCATTAGCCTTAGATCCTAACGCAAGACCTAAGAGATTGGATCcagaagaaaaaccaaaaagtcTTGGGTCAGGTCTGGTGTAAGACCCAAGAGATTTGGGTCTGCGCTCTAGCTACACCCAAGCTCTTTAGGTTAGGTGTTCTTTTTCAGCCCCAAGTTTCTTGGGTCTGAGAAGGGAATGTCTGACCCAagttaacaacaacaataacaaaaataattgattttacctttcaaattaattctatgtttttttataataataattttttttacacatttaataatattaatgcatataataatatttacaatattaataataatattaaactcatTTGACCTAAGTTCTTATGATATTTATAACAcatataatactatttttaatattaatactattaattataataaaaataatattatttataacacaagtaataatatttttgatattaatactgttaattattataaaaataaaaataatatttataaacacaaataatactatttttatattaatacttttaattatagtacaaatatattatttattacacaaataataatatttttgttatattaatacctttaaatatactaaaaatagtATTACTTTATAACAcgaataatactatttttttaaaattaataatttttaattataataaaaataataatatttataatacaaataataatatccttAGATGTGGCTGCACAACTAGACCTAAGGACATTGGATCCTATTACCCAGCCAAACCCAGCCccgttttaaagtgtttttaggtCTAACTTAGCCAAACCAAACATTATTGGGCCATGCTGGGAAGCAGAACCCAACACTAGTGGCTTATTTTGGAAGTGTTTTTGGCCAGACCCAATAGCGTTGACTCCAGCTACCAAGCCAGCCCCATAGCTTTTAACAGAAGAGGCAATGCCTCCAGCTGTAATTCTTGACAAAAATCATAGTAGAGGAGGCAATGCCCCCAACCATAATTCTTGACAAAACAACATAGTAGAGGAATGCCTCCTGGGGCTCtacaatatttataacataaataatactatttttaatagtaatactattaattatagtaaaaataataatatttataacatgaataatactattttttaattttaatactgttaattataatattatttataataccaataatactattttttacattaatgcttttaattatatacaaaaaatttataatacaaataataaaatttataatattaataataataaaatttataatagttataatacaaataataatttatttgggtATGGGTGCATAGCTAGACCCAAGGATATTAAGTCCAGCTCCCCACCTAGACTCAAGATCGGTGGGTCTTACTAGGCAGCTAGACCCACATCCCTTTTGAAGTATTTTGGATATGGCTGAGCTAAACCCAATACTATTGGGTCCTATTGAGCAGTAGGATCCAACGTTGTTGGCTCCTTTTGGAAGTGTTTCGGGCTTGGCTTGGAAGTTAGACTCAATAGCGTTGGGTTCATCTACTAAACCAGACCCAGTAGCTTTTGGTAGAtgaggtgattagtacttaaaagtgcattttcattaaggttttatatcatcatattacatttaaagtatcattaaattccctaacttaagcatgttttataataacaagtatgataatataagatatctttaatttatgataaatgctcATTTTGAATGTATGCATATCTCACCATTCAAAGGATTAATTGACAAGCATTGAACGTCACCAAACCAGTGAGAAAGAATCGCCACTTGATCAACAATCAAGCAACTTAAGCATGGAAGAAAGCTACAATACCTTGCAACGCTAAAGATTTGATATCTCATAATCGAACATCATGCTAAAGATTGTGAAGATAATGCTAGCTAGTATGTATATTCTATAATTCTAAATATCATGCTAGGATTAAATAACATCTCCTGAAGATCACACTATGATTAGATAACAtctctatattttaatttttgatatatatatatatatatatatatatatatatatatatatatggatctaTATAACATTGTTGAGTTCCATTTGAACCATGCTATTCATTTCTTAGTTTTAATTTGGTATCAAAGCAAGTTATTGCTCTAAATattagcttttgtttttatttcaggCTATTTTAAGCTGTTTATTTAACCACTTTAAAACAACTTGTTTCAATCCTCTTCATTCtctagatgattttttatttattatcttttttaatgatacatcaattcatgatttgttgattcATCATCCTTAAAATCTCTATTATTTAAATAGTTTGAATACTctcattgttattgttataaaaaCCATCATTATGCCTTTATGGTATTCATTGTTTATTGTTACATCCAAGTAGCAAGCATGAAAGTTTGACTTggaatttgatttattgaacATTTTTGTTCCCTCTGCTTTTTTATTGTTGCAAGCATATATAACAACCtcaaccaaaattttatttaatgaccAAATAAGATTGTTTATTGATTGTGATCATTTTGACAAGTAGATGAGGTTACAACGGCAATATAAATAGTGTTAATATACATCAAACGcatgaaaagtaaaattatcaTGAGTTTGAGGGAGCGCGTTAAGAAATTGTGacatgttaagaaaataatcaaggTAAATATTCTTGATGATTTCCTaattaataaaaggataaaaaaaaatatttcaattatctaattaaaagagatgatcaagcattttatataatttattttattctatttctttATATGTCTTGTTATATAGCTATATAAACTCCACATGAGTTAacttaattcatatatattaaattattaaataaaattattctcttctatttttaaatttgtacaaatcatcttgttgttgttgttgttaaactAGTTATTCGATACTTAAAGGGGATTCTAGACCACAACATACATTACACCAAACACTCTTTACAGTAGAATAAATATCATGTACAACTAAGAAGCAAGATGTTGTAGCACGCTCCAAGACTGAACTACAATAATAAGTGTTGCACATATGTGACATTGCGACGATCTTTTTGTCGAAGCAAGATCTTTGTGGTGAtgaagaaaagaacaagaaattcttatttcttattagtaaaaaaaaaaagaatggagtCACCACTTAGTATTTTGATTACTAGAAACCTTTACTGGTTTCAGGGTCTagataaaggatttgattgtaTATAAGGAGAATGTATCGCTCCTAGTAcatcttacctaaggtaagttgtattgtttgtttgtctaatataaactaatttattgttttgtatttctAACTATTGGTATGTTTATAAGGTTTAGAAAAAGTTCTTATcagtaaaaaaatctttatcttatcaAGTTAAATCTTAACCATTTTAATGtccatttcttttataattttcttttaatatctggaATACGTCCTTACATATAAGTTTGTAATACTTAATattcaaacaatcaaaataatttttttaaaatgcaaaccAAGTTCTAATGTAtttcataaactagttattaaatctaaaaatgattgcaaatatatcaacaaaactatttttcttgaatttttgtatttaaagatGCTAAGGGTGTGTTTAAGATTGTGTTAACGGTGGcggttcaaattattttttgtttagaaatgaattaaaataaagtttttttttattttttaaaactatttttgacatcatcaaatcaaaacgatttaaaaatataaaaataataatttattttaagtaaaaaaaataaaaagttttcaaaatttgagGGAACGGGGTGTAAAATACACCTTAAATCATTCCTtgtatgttgtttttatttttattatttatgaaaatatgattttttatgtttattttcgaGAGACGTttccatatataattaaaaatataaggaatgattttttgttgtttgtatataaaaccaaataaaatgtgCAACCCatgtaaacaaaaatatatacactcAGCCCATAACATGAATTACTACGgcccaaacaaaacaaaggaaacaaacaaTGTTCGGCCCATATAATCAAACCGAAATCAAACCATGTTCTTCTACATTTCTTATCTACCATCATGGTGAACTTTTGAAAACGgtgtgcaagaaaaaaaaaaaaaaaaaaactagaaaaaagaaaaagggatgaCACTATCGCGCAACATTAGAGGCATGTACATGCTCGATACCTAATTTATAGAAGCTGAAGTGGAAGCTTGCTAGGAATTTAGCTATAAAAATGCAAGTCAAGCAAATTCTAGGAGTCTTTTGAAACATCAGAACATAGCAATGGTGACTGATGTATAGCCCAAGAACGATGCTAGCAGGAGAGAACAGAAAAGGAGATTCATGCTCCTATAGGTACTTCTGTTGAATGCTTGCTGAACCCTTCAATTCTTATGAGCAAGTTATGAGTTAACTCGCTGTAGGTTCAGGGGGCAGCTCAACAGAAAAATCTGAGATTATTTGAAGGAGAAAATCACGATCGCTAGCCCATGCAACAGAGCTGGATTCTatgtcatcttcatcttcatgcGTAAATTCTTTAGGACATGGACTCTTAAACTCGCCCACTGTTCTGTACTTGTCACGGAGTTTCCAATGATGATGGAGTCAAGGAATTGCCAAAGATGATGGAGAAACTCCCATTCAACAGCTTTTGAAAGGTATGCTGACACTTCTTATAGAGGGAATGATCATTTGGAATTGAGATTAAacctgttattattattattattattattattattattattattatttgatttgtttttattttcaattacattttaaatatttttggataattttgataaaatgtgTCGATGCCAAAGTGGTTCTTGATTTTTAGATTTCTTCAATGTGGTCttcaattgaaatttatatttcaaatttcttttaattaagcccCTATTTACaccaatttagtattttaaagtTTCAATTGTCTCTAATATTACAATCTTTGTGAATTGATTCGAATTAGAcctttaaacttgatttttttttttcaattgagttaTTGATTAAATCCACAAAACCCAttagaagtttaattaagtccttaaatttaattaattcttttaatttttgtccaatagactttaaacttattttttctttaattaaatccttaaataaGTCAATTAAATTTGTTAGAAGTTTGgattttcaacctcaatttccttCCAATTTTGGTCAAGTTTGGATTTTTAAcctcaattttcttcctttttccatcATATCTTGTCAAAATATCATAATCTAgttgtttttttggtattttgattttttgcaaCTTGAAGACTATCTCCTTGtgtctcaaaaatatttttggattttatattttatatttttttggatttttttaaatacatattttttttataaaataaatttaaagggttcaaaattagattataaCACTAAGCAATGACATTCATAGGTAGAGAACTTTATTGGTTTATATGCTTCTTAAAGAATCCTCTGTCACTCTCAAACACAACACCTTGCCTCCCTATAGGTTAATAACTTTGGAGCCCTTTCCTTGTCTTCCAATCTAGTTGAAGTGGATTATAACTTTATctgaaagaaattttttaagcttttggTTCTTAATGCCATGTGACAAGCTTATGTCCCCTACATATTTTagaacaattttttaatttgttaatcctttatatttgatcattattcttttgattatttttttttatttttaataatttatagaattgaaattcttttttaatctcacccctttcaatttttttatttttttttatttttgttcatattcttttgattactattcactgtttttatgggttttttttactatttcatcctcatttttcctatcaaatttgattatcattgttttgattgtcattttttttacttttcaaatttttttaaattgattttttttatttcatcattcaatattaaattggttggggTTTGAGCTTTTTGATTGTGCTCGAGTATAAAATTTCATGAGTTGTGGATTTTAAAGGTTAACAAAGGTTTAGAAGGTTCACTTagatttgcttgtttttttttctttcctttctttaaacTCATATTTATTCGGTTTTATTctttagtatttatttaattagagacaaaactcttctttttttatttatatttttttaaaaacatacatGTGTCACCCGAGCatctttttttactaataaaaaaatattctggtTTATGGTGGCAAATGACCACAAATCTAGTCATAAATTACAAATCAATTATTGTGAATATTTAGAAGAATATGATTActtacaaaacataaaacaatttaatatatgaGATTAATGATTATAGcatattagatttttaatttcattgatatCCAATCCAGTCCTTCAATTCtagttaaaatttataatagtcTAATAGTCAATCCGGTCAACTTTGAGCTTGAACTGACTtggttgaagaaaaataaaaaaagattgactTAATGTGATTCGATTAAAAACTCGAATCGACTTAAATCAAAACTCAactatcaacttttttttaaaaaaatgttttttaattaaaataaagttattttaatcattgattATATTACCCAACATGTGATCGGATCACCACATCCGATTTTATAAGTAAGCCatcaatctaataattaaaacatgcaAGTTCGAAGAATGTATTGTAATCTGCAGTATATATCATCGTTGATACCGTGGAGAGTTCCTAACCATCCACTCACTTCCAAAAGACTCTTTTCACTATTGAAATGAATCAATAATGAGCCCTACGGAGAGGGTGAGAGAGATGGAAAAGATGGTCAATAGGCTCAAAGTCACCTTCGTAATCACCAAATTCATATCCAAGTCCAGGCAGCTTGGCTCATCAATTGGTCCCATTCAACTCGATACCATATCAGATGGCTATGATGATGGATTTAATCAAGCTGGTAGTAGGGAACCCTATCTTTCAAGCCTACATGATGTTGGTCCAAAAACCCTATCAGATCTCATCAACAGATACCAAACCTCTTCAAGCCCTATCCAAGCTGTAATATACGAGCCTTTCTTGGCTTGGGCTCTGGATGTGGCAAAGGATTTCGGGTTATTTGCAGCTGCTTTTTTTACACATGCTTGTGCTGTTGATTACATCTTTTACAATGTCTACCATGAAGTGTTAAAGATGCCAGTTTCTTCAACCCTTGTGTTGATCGAGGGATTACCACTACTGCTTGAGCTTCAAGACTTGCCAACATTTTTTGTTCTGCCAGATTCATATCCTGCTAATGTTAAGATGACCATGAGTCAGTTTGCTAATTTGGACAAGGCTGACTGGATCCTCATCAACACTTTCTACAAGCTGGAGTGTGAGGTAGACAATTTTGTACCGCATAATTGGACTTTAAAACTATTTGCACTTCTTTTACGATTTCTGGTAAAATCTCAttctctttcaatttccatcccaaaccaattaatttcatcaattcCATTCCAAATAATTGTGAAttgtaaatgattaaaatttgaaactcttaGCAGTAAGGGTAACAGAATCATGAATATTtagagataaataattttttattttttaaaatatatttttgacatcagcaaaacgatccaaaaaaacaaaaaataataatttattttaagtaa
This region of Populus alba chromosome 3, ASM523922v2, whole genome shotgun sequence genomic DNA includes:
- the LOC118035407 gene encoding UDP-glycosyltransferase 74F2-like; this translates as MSPTERVREMEKMVNRLKVTFVITKFISKSRQLGSSIGPIQLDTISDGYDDGFNQAGSREPYLSSLHDVGPKTLSDLINRYQTSSSPIQAVIYEPFLAWALDVAKDFGLFAAAFFTHACAVDYIFYNVYHEVLKMPVSSTLVLIEGLPLLLELQDLPTFFVLPDSYPANVKMTMSQFANLDKADWILINTFYKLELYVIVDNVESS